The segment GCATACTCCAGGGACTTAATCATGTTATAGTGCCCACCCAACGTCTTATAATATATTGATAAAAGATGGTACATTATGGGATGTTTATCATTTGTATATTCACGTCTATTTTCCTCTATAAAATCTTTCAACCTTGAAGTATCTTTCATCCTGCGATAGTAAATATTAATAGCATAAAAGCAAGTAAAAGATATCTTTTCTGATTCTGGATCTTTATTATTCTTTGTTTTATTAAACAAACCTGTTAGCAATTTAAAAACATCAGGCACTTTTTGTACAATCATTGTAACAACAAGTTCATAAAGTCTGCTTTCTTCTGATGGCATATCCGCCAAAAAGTCTTTTAGATATTCTAATTTATTTTCTTCAGTACTTTCACGCATATTATCATTTAATATATCAATCTTTTTCTTATAGTCATCTAAATTACTTTTTATATCAACCATATTATATTAATCCGCCTCTACAATCAATATTTATAAACAAGCTATAGATATTCCTCTGCCCTTTTCTTCTTTATCTCATTTAAGACTTCTTTTATATTCTGAGCTTTATCTTTTGAGCATATGAGGGTAGCGTCTTCTGTATCAACTATAATGACGTCCTCAAGGCCAAGTGTGGCTATAAGCTTGTCACTGCCTGCTATTATACATTTCTTTGTGTCTATGCTTATTACATTGCCGTTAATGACGTTTCCCTGCTCATCCTTTTGATACAGCCTTTCTATGGATGTCCAACTCCCTACATCATCCCAACCGAAGTCCCCGGGAACAACATATACATTATCCGCTTTTTCCATGATGCCATAGTCTATGGAGATGCTCTCAAGGTGTGAGTATTCCTCATAAAGGACCTTCTCAATGTCGTCTTTATCCATATGTGCCTTTATTACATTTAACGCATTGTATAGATCTGGCATATGATCTTTAAAAGCCCTTAATATAGATGCAGTCTTCCATATGAACATGCCGCTATTCCAAAGGTAGTCTCCGCTCTCTACATATTTTACAGCAATATTATAGTCAGGCTTTTCGACAAATTTTTCAACAGGATATACTTCATTATTACTTATAGTCTCTCCTGATATCCTATTGCATTTAATATATCCATAACCTGTCTCAGGGTGTTCTGGTTTTATGCCGATAGTAATAAGATAGTCTCCTTGATATGCCTTTTCAACGGCAGTCTTCAACGTTTCTATATATTCGTCCTCGTCCTTTATGACGTGGTCTGATGGCACCACCACCATGACAGATTCCTTATCCAGTCTTTCTGTGTGCAGTGCAGCAAGGCCAATACATGCAGCGGTATTTCTGCCCATAGGCTCAAGCAGTATATTGCCGGTAGGAATATCCGGTATCTGTTTGCTTATGATATCTGCATAATCGGGATTTGTTACTATGAACACATTCTCCACTGGCATTATCCTTTTCAGCCTGTCCACTGTCTGCTGTATCATGGTCCTGTCTCCGTAAATATTTAAAAACTGTTTGGGCATCTTCAGCCTGCTCTTAGGCCAGAATCTCTCGCCCTTACCTCCTGCCATGATAACACCTGTAAGCATAACATCATCCTTTTTACTTTTATTCAACAACCTGGATAAAGTTTAATAAATTGTAAAACATAATAAAGAATAGAGGGGTGAAAATAGCTATTATGCCTAATGAAAAATTTTATAAAGGTCTTTTAAATGGTCTATTATACAGTGCCATATTGTGGATTCTTATTTTTATGTTTATTAAACTTATCAATACGCACCATCTTTTTTCAGCACTGCTGGTATTGTCTTAAAGAGTATATTTATATCCAGCCAGATGCTCCAGTTCATTATATACTGCATGTCCATTTTCAACCTGCCCTCAAAGTCCACATCGCTCCTACCGCTTATCTGCCAGAGCCCAGTTATGCCAGGTGGTACCCTCCATAGATACTTTATATAAGAACCACAATCTGGTATCTCTCTTTCTAAATATGGCCTGGGACCTACAAGGCTCATCTCACCTTTTAGCACGTTAAAAATCTGAGGTAATTCATCCAGGCTGGTCTTTCTTAAGAATTTGCCAACTCTTGTAATCCGCGGGTCATCCTTTAATTTATGATTTTTTAAATATTCATCCCTTATTGCTGGATTTTTTTCCAACCATTCCATCAGTATTTCTTCTGCATTTAAAACCATAGACCTGAATTTATATGCCTTGAACGTTGTCCCATTTAACCCTATTCTGTTCTGTGTAAAAAATACAGGCCCTGGTGAGTCCAGTTTAATTATTATAGCAATTATCAGGAATAATGGAGACAATATTACAATAGCGATCAATGAAAGAACAATATCCATGATCCTTTTCAGTTTGCCTTCCGCTCCAGAAATATATATGTCCTTTACTTTGGTAAGTGCTATATCATCTATAATCTCAATCTCAGATGGTAAATTGAGTATATCAAAGCCATCATTGATCATGTATACCTTTATATATTTATTGAGGCAAATGTTGATTATCTCATTTATATCATCTACCTTAGAGGCTATAAAGACTGCTTTAATATTATGCTTTTTTATGATGCTTTCTGCATCTAACATATCGCCGATTTTATCATAACCGTTTACCGCCCCGCTTTCATTAGATATATATCCAATAATATTTATCCCAACTTCTTTATTATCCGATAATCTATGAAGTATACCCAATATCTTTTCGTCAGGCTTTCCCACCATTAATACATTGCTTAAATCTTTCCCTGTCTTATATCTGCTCGTCTGTATATAAGATACTATGACTTTATCCAGCATTTGGAATACTATTGAAAAAACCACAAAATAGAATAACGTAAGCCTTGAAAAATATGTATTTTTTATGAGATAGGAAAACATTATATACACAAATGTAGAATAGACTATCCCATCAAGTATAATCCCACACTTATTAAAAAAGCTCATAAGTTTATTGTCATACATACCTTTAAAATAAAGGATAAGAATATCCAGTGTGAGAATTATAACCAATGTAGCAATATACCATTCTCTATCTATCAGATTGAGCCTTAAATCAAATCTTAAATACAGAGATAAAATAAAGGATAATATAATTGAAATTATATCAAACAATAGAGATATAAAAGATATACTCATCCTTAGCCCCCCTTATCATTTGTTAAAATCATTTATAAAATATAAAAGGTTTTATATTATTCCTCACAATCATGCTTTTAAACCGTTAATTCGGCAGATCTATGTTATTTACTTAGTTCATTTAAATATTATCTAATAACTCTTTATATTTATTTATAGATTTATCCATTGTTAAATTCTCCTCTAAATATTTTCTTCCTCTTAATCCCATTTCTCTAATTTTTTCCTTGTTCATGTAAAGATATTCTATTTTGTTTTTTATCATTTCATAATTAGCAGGATCAACACATACACCACATTTACTATCCTCTATTAGATTTCTCGCTTCACTTCCTGGTTCCAGAATCCCTAATATCGGTTTGCCAACAGCCATCACACCATAAATTTTACTCGGAACAGAAACCCCCTTAATACCTTTTGAATTAGTAACAAGATGAATATCAGCAGCATTCAAAGAATAAATGATTCTTTCTTTGGGTTGATATGGCAAAAATCTTACATTTGATATATTATTTTTATTACAGTAATTTATAATCTCATCTTTCTTAGCGCCCTCACCGATGAATACAAACATCATATCAGGATATTTATTAAAATATGGAACTATTTTAATAATATTTTCTAAATCATAATACAATCCAATATTGCCTGAATACATAATTATAAATTTATCTTTTAATCCATTTTTCTCTATAAAAGAGCTTACTGAAACATCAGTTTTATCAAGTGGATATATCTCTTTTTCATTGATCCAGTTATTTATTACAGTGCATTTTTTATTATTAAAACTTTTATTTCTACTAATGAGAGTTTCTCTCATATCTCTTCCAACAACTACAATATTGTCTGCCATATTACATGAAAAATTATCTATTTTTCTCATCAAATTTATAATAAACCTATTTCTTGAATACTTTATTGCCTCAATCTGCTCTGGATTAAAGTCCTGAATATTGTATATAAATTTTGCTTTTCTAAATACCTTCCCCAACACCCCTAATATCCCCCCTAATATTGGAGGTTGTGAAATAGAAAATATTATGTCTGGTTTATCGGCTTTAAAAATAGCTAAAAAGGCATTTATGAAATATTCCATGATGTATTTTATTCTACTAGCCTTTTTCG is part of the Calorimonas adulescens genome and harbors:
- a CDS encoding glycosyltransferase family 4 protein encodes the protein MKHILFIINYFYPDYASTGQIMTELCEKIQYDYDITVIAAFPNYANGIPEKYKGKRFVYEKYQNIKIIRVKVPEFNKTKKASRIKYIMEYFINAFLAIFKADKPDIIFSISQPPILGGILGVLGKVFRKAKFIYNIQDFNPEQIEAIKYSRNRFIINLMRKIDNFSCNMADNIVVVGRDMRETLISRNKSFNNKKCTVINNWINEKEIYPLDKTDVSVSSFIEKNGLKDKFIIMYSGNIGLYYDLENIIKIVPYFNKYPDMMFVFIGEGAKKDEIINYCNKNNISNVRFLPYQPKERIIYSLNAADIHLVTNSKGIKGVSVPSKIYGVMAVGKPILGILEPGSEARNLIEDSKCGVCVDPANYEMIKNKIEYLYMNKEKIREMGLRGRKYLEENLTMDKSINKYKELLDNI
- a CDS encoding mannose-1-phosphate guanylyltransferase, which translates into the protein MLTGVIMAGGKGERFWPKSRLKMPKQFLNIYGDRTMIQQTVDRLKRIMPVENVFIVTNPDYADIISKQIPDIPTGNILLEPMGRNTAACIGLAALHTERLDKESVMVVVPSDHVIKDEDEYIETLKTAVEKAYQGDYLITIGIKPEHPETGYGYIKCNRISGETISNNEVYPVEKFVEKPDYNIAVKYVESGDYLWNSGMFIWKTASILRAFKDHMPDLYNALNVIKAHMDKDDIEKVLYEEYSHLESISIDYGIMEKADNVYVVPGDFGWDDVGSWTSIERLYQKDEQGNVINGNVISIDTKKCIIAGSDKLIATLGLEDVIIVDTEDATLICSKDKAQNIKEVLNEIKKKRAEEYL
- a CDS encoding sugar transferase; this encodes MSISFISLLFDIISIILSFILSLYLRFDLRLNLIDREWYIATLVIILTLDILILYFKGMYDNKLMSFFNKCGIILDGIVYSTFVYIMFSYLIKNTYFSRLTLFYFVVFSIVFQMLDKVIVSYIQTSRYKTGKDLSNVLMVGKPDEKILGILHRLSDNKEVGINIIGYISNESGAVNGYDKIGDMLDAESIIKKHNIKAVFIASKVDDINEIINICLNKYIKVYMINDGFDILNLPSEIEIIDDIALTKVKDIYISGAEGKLKRIMDIVLSLIAIVILSPLFLIIAIIIKLDSPGPVFFTQNRIGLNGTTFKAYKFRSMVLNAEEILMEWLEKNPAIRDEYLKNHKLKDDPRITRVGKFLRKTSLDELPQIFNVLKGEMSLVGPRPYLEREIPDCGSYIKYLWRVPPGITGLWQISGRSDVDFEGRLKMDMQYIMNWSIWLDINILFKTIPAVLKKDGAY